GACGCTCCAAGAAGGCCACCGACGTCCTGGATGTCCCCGCCCTCAACAACATGGCCCACGAGCGGGTCGGATGGCCGACGCAGAAGCCACTCGCCCTTCTGCGTATGCTTATTCAGGGGTGCTGCCCACCCGATGGCGCGGTCTTCGACCCGTGCTGCGGCTCCGGCACCACGCTCGTCGCGGCCATCGAGACCGGCCGACACGCGGTCGGCGCCGACATCAACCCGGACGCCGTTCGCGTCGCTCAGTTACGCATTCTTCAAGCACAGGAATAAGACACCCATGAAGAAGGTCCTCATCGCTCTGTTCATCGTCGGCGTCCTCGCCGCCGGTGGACTCGCCGCCCTCCTGTTGACGCCCGCGGGCAAGAATCTGCTCGGCAACGTCGCGGCATCGGGGGCCGGACAGAACCTCCAGAACTACCTCGCAAAGCAGATCGTCAAGGTCGCCAACACCTACATCGTCCCCGAGATCGAATTCCAGAAACTCACCTACCAGCAACCCGGCACCATCATCCTTGACGGCGTCACCTTCACGGCGCCTGACTCCACCGAAGTCATCACCTGCAAGTCGATCACCGTCACGCTCGCGGAGGTCCCCAGGATCGGCGAGCCGCTCGTCTTCGAGGCCATCGTCCTCGACACCCCCGACCTGCGCCTCATCCGGACGACCGGCGCCGACGGCGAAAGCGGCTTCAAGGGACTCGTGCCCTTCGCAAAGACGAAGAACATCAAGAACCAGGAGGACCAGCCGGAAGACACCCGCCTCAGCAACGTCTTCAGCATCCGCGAACTCAAGATCGTCAACGGCATCATCGAGATGCGCGAAGAGGGCGACGAAGAGGCGATGGAACTCACCGACCTCAACATGACTCTCAACGCGACCCCCGATGACGCCGGCGAGCCCGGCTGGTACAAGCTCGACACCGTCGTCGGACGCAAACCCGTCTTCGAACTCGATCTCAAGGGGCGAATCAACATTGACACCTTCGTCGCGGAACTCGACGAAACCACGCTCGAGACGCACCTCCATGAAGACAACTACAGCTCACTCCCCGTCGCCTTGCAGAATGCGCTGCGCCAGTACAAGGCGAAGGGCGACCTCAAGGCGACCCTCTCGGGACGCCTCCCACTCACCGACTGGAAAGCGTCCGATCTCGAGATCGACGGGGCGCTCGATGACTTCAACCTGACGTTCACGAAGATCGAAGTTCCGATCAAGAAGGCGCAGTTCGATGCGCGCCTCGCACAGGGGATCGCGACGCTGCCGACGTTCGACATCAATGCGCTGAACGGTTCGATCGCCGTGACGGACGCCTCCGTCGATCTGAATGCGACCGACATGCCGATGTCCGCCTCGTGGACGATCACCGATGTCGATCTCGACAAGTTCTTCCGCGCCCAGGCGACGGACGCCAATCTGCCGAAGCTCAAAGGCATCCTGAACACATCAGGCGGCGTCCGCGCGTCGGCCGCGAACCTGCCCGCGTCCGTCGAGGGATCCGGCGATCTCAAGATCCGAAATGGTCAGCTCATCGCCATCCCCGTGCTCACCGACCTCGCCGACCTCCTCGACGTCGTCGGACAGATCACCGGCAATGCGTACGAACCCCAGGACAAGCTCGACGTCGACTTCAAACTCACCGGCAAGGGCGTGGATTTGTCCTCGTTCGTCGCGGAGACGAAGGCGGTCGTCGCTCGCGGGAAGGGGCTCATCAGCTACGAGCGGACGCTCGACCTGACGGTGAACGCCGGCCCCATGGAGAAGGTCCAGAACATGCTCGGCAAGGTCGGCGACGTCCTCGGCGCCGTCACCGACAAACTCGTCAAGTACAGCGTGACGGGGCCGGTCGGCGATCCGAAGGTCGGCGTCAAACCGCTGGGACTCTGAGCGGAAGCGTCGCCGTCAGTCTCAAACGAACCCGGATCCCGTCGGGGATCCGGGCCGGGGTCGGAAGGTGCGTCAGCGGGTGGCGGTCACTGGATCACGACCGTCCGCGCGGGCGCGGCCACCGTGCGGCGTTCCGGTGTGATCTCGACTTCGATGCAGTCCAGGCACGCGTTGAGGGCCGCGACCAGGGCGTCGCAGGCGAGGTCCAACGCGGCGTCGAGAATGGCGTCGGCGTTGTCCTTGGCGATCTGCAGCGCCAGATCGGCCGCGGCCTTGGCGGCCTCGATCGCGGCGCGCTTGGCGATCTCCTCCGCGATGACCCGCGCAGTCTCGAGAATCACGCATGCCGCGGCCAGCGCGGAGCCGACGAAGGGAATCGACGCCAGGCGCAGGCAGCGCACCAGTCGAATGGCGATCGTCGCGATGCGCCAGGCGAGCAGCGCCGCCTTCGCCACCGCGATCGCATCCATGGCGATGTTGTACGCGGCGATGGCCTTGGAAATCGCGTGCGCCCAGTCCGCCTGAGCGGCGGCCACGGCGAGGTCGTACGCCGCCTGCGCCGCATTGACGCACGCCTGATCCACGACGATCGTGCCGTCACAGTCAAATGCGTCGATCACACCCTGCAGCGCATTCTCGCACCCGCCGCCGGCTGAACTGATGTTCATCGACGCCTGGGGCGTCGCGAAGTACTCCGGATCCTGCGCCACCATGAGGACGTGATGCAGGCCGTACTCCGGGGTCGTCGCCGTGAACTGGTACGCGATGACCTCGCGCGCGCCGAGGTTCGTCGCGATGCTCGCATAGACGCCCACCGCCTCGAACTGATTGTCCTCGATCCACTGCAGATCCTCGGGATCAACCTGTACGCCTTCGTCGATCACCGCCTGCTCGACGTCCGCCGGCGTCAGCAGGACGTCATAGACGTCCAGGACGAACGCCTCGCCGTCGGCGTTGACGCCGGGGTACAGCCCCGGCGCGTCGATCTGCTCGAACATGTCGTAGGGCAGGTGGGTCGTGCCGGGGTCGGCGCCGAAGATGTCTTCGTGCACCTCGCGCGGAAAGCCTTCGAGTTCGTCGGCGAGTCCCGGATCGGGGAAAGGCATCGGACCGGATGTCGGGCGGCTGGGCGCGGGCGTCGTGCCCGTCTGCGCGCTCGCCGATTGCATGGCGGGATAGATGGCGAGGTTCACCATCAGCCCCATCGCGGCGCCGAGCATGAATGGACTGCGGATGAACATTCTCACAAGTCGCCGCGGGTTGATTCGACGCGTCATCTTCAATTCTCCTGACAACGGGAAACGAGGAACTCAAACAACTCGTCGAACGTAGGTCAGGGCGCGTCGGGACCCGCCAGGGATTCGCCCCGTTGCCGACGCCTTGGCTGCGGGCCGCGACAGATGGCGGAAACTTCCGCGTTCACACCCGACAAAACGACGACCGTCCGGCTCGAATGAACCGGACGGTCGGGATCGGACATTGAGATGTCGCTCGGTCGCAGCCACGCGTCAGCGCGTGTGCGGCCCGAAGGCCGCGGCGGCGCGATCAGCCCTGGTCAGTTGCGGCGCTTGTAGGTGAGTTCCATGTTCTTCCACCACTGGCCCTTCTCGTCCTGCGCGAAGGACTCGTAGATGTGCATGTTGTTGTTGACGACGGTGACCACCGACTTGACCTTCTGCGGCCCGGCCATCGGATCGTTGTAGGTGGCGTGGTAGGTGAAGACCTTGCCGTCGCCGTCGCATTGGCCGCGACCGACCATGATGCCCGTGCTCATGGAATCGCCCCACGCGAAGAAGTACTCCTTCGCCACCTTGTCGTATCCCATCATGTTGCGGCCCTCGAAGGGCATGTCCATGAAGGAACCTTCGACGCGCTCAACAAAGTAGCGTCCGCCGAGGTCGGGGCGGACACTGGCCGTGCCGGTGCTCAAGCCCGGCTCGGCGCCGGGGTACTCCCAGAACTTGCTGGTGTACGTCCAACTGCCGACGAAGTGCGACAGGTGCTCGTGATGCTCGCCGGGCGTAGAGGCCTCCATGTAGGCCGCCATCATCTCCTCCATCGACATGTCGCCCTTCGCCATCGCCGGCTCGGGCGTCGCCTTGGGCTTCTCACTGGCCTTGGGCTTCTCGACGGGCTTCGACTCGGCGACCTTCGTCTCCGGCGCCGGCTCGGGCATCATTTCGACGGGCGCGGGCTCGCGATAGTCGTCCGCGGCTTCGACGTAGCCGCTTTCGTCCGCTTCGCTCGTCCACTCGCCGCCGGAGTAGTCGTCGGCGTCGGTGATCCAGGGATTGTCGGTCGTGCGCTCGGCCGACTCGACGGCGTCCGCCGTCTCCATCGTGTCCATCGTCTCATCGGGCGCTTCTGCCGTCTCGGCGTTCTTGTTGGAGGCGCAGCCGGCGAGCGCCAGACAGCCGGCGGCGATCAGCACCAGGGACTTTTCGTTCTTCATGATTGCTCCGTTCGGAAAGAGGGAAGTTGCAGGCCGTCCCGCCGGACGACCCGATCATCGTGCGTCAATCCCGCCCCGATGTAAAGGCGCGTCACGTCGGCGCCGCGCCCGCGTATTCGGCGGAATATCCACCGGCGTCACGCAACGTCAGTTCGTACAGCCGCTTGCCGAGCTGACGCAGATGAAGCTGGTCGTGCGCCGCCCAGGCCGTCATCAGTTCACCCGCAAGCATCGATCCGAAGACCGGATGCGTCTTCTTCGTCTCCCAGTCGGCGTCCGGGCCGACCGCCGCGAGCCACGCGCTCGCGCCGTCGCGGTTGGCGCTGAAGCGGGCGAGGGACTCAGCGAGGTCGCGTTCATTGTACCCCCGCTCGGTCGCGGCCCCCTCGGGGTCGATGGGCGGCCATGCCAGATCCGGCGACTCAAGCAGCAGGCGCAGACGCGTCCCGAAGTCGTCAACATCCTCGTCCGCGAGGTGATTGACGATCTCAATCACGGACCACGCGCCGCTCGGCGGTCGCCAACGGGCGTCCTCCTCGGTCAGCGTGGCGACGAGCATCGACACGACGTCGGGGAAGGCGACCATCCGCGCGTGCATCCGCGCAAAGCCCGCGGCATTCATCACGAACTGCCCGCCCGCATCCGGTCGAGCCCCTCGGGGAAGGGGTAGGACGGGAAGACGCCGACGTGCCCGACGGACCACATGTACGGCGCCGGATAGACATCGCCGCGATAGCCGGACTCGAACATCGTGCGCAGCACGGCCTCGAACGAAGGCTCGGCGTCGGACTCGTGCGACTCGACGAGGCGGTTGGATCGGGCGCCGAGAAACGAGACGGCGGCGACCGGCTGACGGTCGTACCGGTTGTGCAGCATCTTGGAGACGGTCATGAAGCCGCGGGCGAGGTCGTCGAGTGTGAGGTATGCCTGCCCCTTGGGTCGCAGAATGGCGAGGATGAGGAGGCTGTCGAGATCGTACTTGAGGATGTAGGGCTCACGATCGTGGGCCGCGTGAACCGCGATGGACTCGGAGAACATGCTGGCGAAGGACGTCACCGAGCGTGCGGACCACTGGCTGGTGGTCATGAGGTCCACGAGTTGGGCGATGATGCCGTGGGAGTTGTCCTCGGCGTTGACGCTGCAGACGACGGTTCGGTAGCGCCCCGCGAGGAGGTCGGGCAGCATCTGCTGTCCCCAGAGCACGCGGACGCGTCCGTGCTTGTCCACGGTGGTCGGCGCCTCGGGGAGCATCGTGATGTGATCGCCCATCTCGGAGTGCGTGAGCAGGTCGTCGCCGTCATCCTCGTAGAGGCGAACGACGGGTTCGGTATCGTTGGCTGTATCGGTCATGTGCGGGCCTCCCGCTTCGGGTCGATTTGATGCGTCCGGACGACGTTCTCGGACGCATACCATCATACCCGCTGGAACCGGGCGGCCGGCGATCGATCGGCGGACCGGGGGGGGGCGGCATGGGGGGGGCGGAGTGGGTCAGTCCGTCGAGGGATCGGGCGTCACCGTGCAGATCTCGACGTCCACGCCGCCGGACGAGCCGTGGACAACGAGGTGCGGCGCGCCGTCGATCTCGACGATCGAGACGTTGCCGGGCGACGCCTCGAATTGCAGGGGGCGACCGGTGTACCCGTTGCGGACGCCATCCGCGGTCAGGTCGGCGATGATCGACTCAGCGAGGGCGCGGGCGTCGGAGACCGTCATGTCGGCGTCGGCGCGTTCTGCGAGTTCGCTCATCAGGAGTCGCGTCCCGGCCCACGTGACGTCGCCGCCATCCTCGAGTTCGATCGGGTCCATGCTGTGGTACATCGCCGCGCCGAATCCGGTCGCCACCACCGCCGAGGGCAGGAGGATCAAGGCGACGGCGCGAACGCCCTCGACGCCCAGGAGTCGGGCGAGCACCATCAGGATGACAGCGACGGCGAGGAGGGCGACGGAGGCGAGGTTGGCGGCCGCGGCTTGGGCGGCGGGGACGGTGCGGACCGCGTTGCCCGTCAATTCCGCCGGCTGGAACGTCAGGGTGGCGTCCCTTGCCATCGCGGCAGGGGTGAGCGAGCCGCGGAGGTGGGTGGCGATGGGGGCCGCGGCGGCGAGGTCACGGAGTTCGTCCTGCGCCAGGATGACGCGGAGGCGCGCACTGAAGGGGATGTCGCGATCACGTTCGACGGTCTCGGCGCACCGGACGACGTCGAATCCGGTTGCGGCGGCGCGTCGTTGGGCGAAGACGTAGAGGTCGATGTCCACGGTCCGGCCGTGCGCGGCGGTGAGGCGGAGGGGGTAGACGGGGCGGGCGGTCGGGAAGCGGAATCCGAGGGGGTGCGGCGTGCGTCGGGCGGTGGAGGCGTCGTCGCGGAGTCGTGCGGCGACGAAGCACCAGCCGTCGGCGACGTATGCCGCGATGGCGGATTCGGCGTCTGGTTCGATGGCGTAATCGTTGTCGTTGAGCCAGGCGAGGAGGTCGGCCGGGGCGTCGGGGTCGGCGGCGTCTGCTCGGATGGTGACGGTGTCGTAGTCGCCGACGACGCGCTGGTCGAGGAGGTCGAGGGTGGAGGGGGGACCGGACGCCATGGCGCGCGCCTTCCCGAGTGCGGGCAGGAGTGCGGCGACGACGATGACGAGCATGATGGCGACGATCGCGGGGATTCGGGCGCGTCGAGACGCGGCGGCGACGGCGAGGAGGATGGCGATGGAGATGGGCAGGAAGAGGATGAGATCGTCATCGGTTTCGATGTG
The genomic region above belongs to Pyruvatibacter sp. and contains:
- a CDS encoding DUF1579 family protein → MKNEKSLVLIAAGCLALAGCASNKNAETAEAPDETMDTMETADAVESAERTTDNPWITDADDYSGGEWTSEADESGYVEAADDYREPAPVEMMPEPAPETKVAESKPVEKPKASEKPKATPEPAMAKGDMSMEEMMAAYMEASTPGEHHEHLSHFVGSWTYTSKFWEYPGAEPGLSTGTASVRPDLGGRYFVERVEGSFMDMPFEGRNMMGYDKVAKEYFFAWGDSMSTGIMVGRGQCDGDGKVFTYHATYNDPMAGPQKVKSVVTVVNNNMHIYESFAQDEKGQWWKNMELTYKRRN
- a CDS encoding DinB family protein; translation: MNAAGFARMHARMVAFPDVVSMLVATLTEEDARWRPPSGAWSVIEIVNHLADEDVDDFGTRLRLLLESPDLAWPPIDPEGAATERGYNERDLAESLARFSANRDGASAWLAAVGPDADWETKKTHPVFGSMLAGELMTAWAAHDQLHLRQLGKRLYELTLRDAGGYSAEYAGAAPT
- a CDS encoding DUF2330 domain-containing protein, producing the protein MTRNHLLTLVAFLLAAAGACADGKIFRSPAAPPVEIPDQAALIHHDGAVQTLVIETAYESADADNPAAIKAATPYAWVVPLPAPPTEVFEASPALFNTLRVIFQPHIETDDDLILFLPISIAILLAVAAASRRARIPAIVAIMLVIVVAALLPALGKARAMASGPPSTLDLLDQRVVGDYDTVTIRADAADPDAPADLLAWLNDNDYAIEPDAESAIAAYVADGWCFVAARLRDDASTARRTPHPLGFRFPTARPVYPLRLTAAHGRTVDIDLYVFAQRRAAATGFDVVRCAETVERDRDIPFSARLRVILAQDELRDLAAAAPIATHLRGSLTPAAMARDATLTFQPAELTGNAVRTVPAAQAAAANLASVALLAVAVILMVLARLLGVEGVRAVALILLPSAVVATGFGAAMYHSMDPIELEDGGDVTWAGTRLLMSELAERADADMTVSDARALAESIIADLTADGVRNGYTGRPLQFEASPGNVSIVEIDGAPHLVVHGSSGGVDVEICTVTPDPSTD